GGCCGATGGTCAGGTTCGAGGTGACCGAGGACGCCAGCGCCGGATCCGACGGCGAACGCATCTGTCATCTCCCCGAGCGCGGCATCTGGCGTACCGCCGTGTCCGCCAACGGCGACGTGATGATCGGTGAGGACCAGCTCCGCTCCATCCTGGACAAGGCCACCAGCCTCGACGGTCTGCGGCACGACCTCGGTCGTGCCCTCGGCATCGACCTCGACGAGGAACTGGAGCCGTTCCGCCGCGCCGGCGACGGCACCCCCGTCACCTGGCTGCACCAGGTCGGCTGACCCGTCCCGTCACCGCACCCGACACCGCGACACGGCGGCTGACCTGCGGGGTTTGAAAGGCCGTCGGCAGCTCGACCATGCTGGACCGGTGCCGTTGCCCCTGTCCTCCCGTGCCCGCTCCGGTGTCCGTCGCCGTTCCGTTGCCGTCGCCGTGGGCCTGACCACGGCACTGCTGATCACCGCCGGGTGCTCGGGCGCCACCGACCAGGCCGACGTCACCGTCACCGTCACCACCGCCGTCGCCAGCAGTACGAGCGCAGCGCCGACGACGAGTTCGTCCCGGCCGACGGCGTCCTCGGCGTCGTCAGCACCCTCCGCAGCTTCTTCAGTGCCCTCTGCCACCAGCCGGAGCACCTCCTTGGCCGCGCCGAGCTCCTCCGCGTCGAGCGCCCCTGCACCGCCCACGACGCCGCAGGCCTTCGTCACGAAGCAGGACCAGGCGGCCGCCGCCACCCGAGTCGCGAAGATGACCGACGCGGAACTGGCCGGCGCGGTGATCATGGCGTCGTCCGCCGACGCGGTCGGCACCGACGCCGTGCAGCGGCTGCACCTGGGCGGGGTGATCCTGATGGGCAGCCAGGGGATCGTCGACGGCACCGACGGCGGCACCCCGGAGCAGGTCGCCGCGGTCACCGCAGCCTTGCAGCAGCAGTCGCCGGACCTGCCGGTGCTGGTCGGTACCGACCAGGAGTACGGCGACGTCACCCGGCTGGTCAACGGGTTCACCGAGTTCCCCGGCGCCTCCACGCTCGCGGACATGGGCGACACCGCCACGGCCACCGCGCTCACCGAGCAGATCGCCGCCGCGGCCGCCCAGGAGATGCTCGCGGTCGGGATCACCGTCGACTTCGCCCCCGATGCCGACGTGCTGCCGGACGACGGCAGCCCTTCGTCGATCGGCGATCGCTCCTACGGCTCGGACCCGGAGCGGGTGGGCGCCTTCGTCGCCGCGGCGGTGAAGGGCTACCAGTCGGCCGGGCTCGCCGCCTCGCTCAAGCACTTCCCGGGCATCGGCGGCATCGCCGCGGACACCCACCAGAGCCTGCCCGAGCTCGGGGTCAGCTGCGAGACCTGGAACGCCGTCGGTGCGGTGCCGATGCGGGCCGGGGTGGACGCCGGTGTCGCCATGGTGATGACCGGGCACGTCAC
This region of Nakamurella alba genomic DNA includes:
- a CDS encoding DUF3145 domain-containing protein; amino-acid sequence: MVTRGVVFVHSAPAAVCPHVEWAIAGVIGDRVSLSWTPQPAQPGTLRAEVSWKGDAGTGGKLATALRAWPMVRFEVTEDASAGSDGERICHLPERGIWRTAVSANGDVMIGEDQLRSILDKATSLDGLRHDLGRALGIDLDEELEPFRRAGDGTPVTWLHQVG
- a CDS encoding glycoside hydrolase family 3 protein, with translation MTDAELAGAVIMASSADAVGTDAVQRLHLGGVILMGSQGIVDGTDGGTPEQVAAVTAALQQQSPDLPVLVGTDQEYGDVTRLVNGFTEFPGASTLADMGDTATATALTEQIAAAAAQEMLAVGITVDFAPDADVLPDDGSPSSIGDRSYGSDPERVGAFVAAAVKGYQSAGLAASLKHFPGIGGIAADTHQSLPELGVSCETWNAVGAVPMRAGVDAGVAMVMTGHVTLPAIGEDTVPTSLSAGAVTDLLKGKGSDGCEGLGFTGITVTDSLQMAPVANSFASGSAAVQALLAGQDLLLMPVDPAAAVTGIVAALASGDLPRERLVDAATRVTALRVATADVTRPSMDVIDSQEHRDLAAQVWG